The segment ctcggcaaagcggaggcctctttgccgagtgtcatggccattgcactcggcaaagtgactgaaaacagccagccttttttatttgtttttgacatcccatccaaacaaacagatatatatatatataacaaacatcaccaacatcacatatatatcatcaacagcacatacatatcaccaacaccacatatatatcacaaacatcacatgtctcacaatatatctggcactcggcaaagatactctggcactcggcaaagatactcctttgccgagtgtcctatttctggcactcggcaaagagggtctttgccgagtgccagatgtttgccgagtgctttacctctggaactcggcaaagagggtctttgccgagtgtccgataaaaagcactcggcaaagtatgggacactcggcaaagacgccgtctccggtagtgtgGTGAACGGAAATGTTGATGCCCGTTGGGAAGGCTCCTCATGAAGAGACATGAAAACCGTCGGCAGTTGCAACGATGGCTTTGGTCAGTTGTTGATCGAGTTCACAACAATTCACACCGGTTTTTCAAAGTTTATCCCATCAAATAATAGAAAATTGGAGTTTCTCCAACATACAAGGTTAAGGACAAGCAGAATGGTCACAACGAACATTCACCACGAACACACGCTTCTCagtttggagaaaaaaatggtAGTCCCtccattcaaaaaaaaaaagtcaaaactttatatattttttaaaaagtccaaattttatatattttgaccaacaattaatctaattataaatatatttagtgtataaaaattaaataactagatttatatttcaaaactcTTTCAAACTATATTGATCTTATAGTCATAAACTTTATATTTTGTTAGAAAACAATTATTAAAGTTTGACTTTGAAGATTGGGCCTAAACTAAACGGAGGGTTATCAGCGTCTTACTGACgttataaaagtaataatgTTCAACATGTCTCGGATTCTGGTTCAGTTTGACGGTTGAATGATGCATAGCATGTTTACATGggcaagaaaacaaaatatggTTTAGGATGTCAACTTTGATAGAACTTACCAGAGGATGTCTTATACTTCGCCGACCTACTTATCAAGGCGCACGATTCACCAAGTAAAATAAACTCTTTAGTGGGTTTGTTAGAGTGCTTTGGAGAACTCAAAAATTGGtcaaacttttttcttttatctcaTCTCGAACAAATTGACTTCTATTTCTTATTCTAAACTAATTCTATTGTTGAGCCCCGATTGCCAGTACAGTACAACACAAGTTACAATTCTTCCTGTAACAACAGAACACCATAATTTAAGGCTAATAATGCATTGACACTGCCAATGGCGCATTCGCGGTTCCATAATTTGGTATAGTTGGCCACCACAGGCATGAACCAATAGCGCCACAGCAAACACTGGCGCACCCATCTCCGTTGGTTTTAGCTCCAACATTCACTATGAGACAACATAGTGTACAGATTAACTACATCTAAAAATGAAACAAATGAAAAAACAAATCGAACAAAAAAGTGTTCCTAAAAGTTTTTTTTGCTCCATGTTTCCCTCTTCTAGAGGGAACCAGAACAACAAAACGCCGCCCACTCCTACCTCCCTACTTAAGCTGTATATGCGTAATATAAGAGTTAGCCACACCCTACATTCGTCATGTGCAATCCCGAATCTGCATCACCCAATACTCCATTCTCCATTGATGCAAGATTTTGCAATATCTTTCACAATCTTTGCCTGAATTATATCACATTGAGTCCATGCAGCCAGCCTTTTCCGAAATTCCAGTACAAAAGAAATGCAGGTTTCCGTACTGAAAATCCTCTTATGTTAGACAAATCTGGGCAATGAATGAGTCTATCTTTGGCTAGATCTGTGATTTCTACTCACAGATAGCTGAGTTCCATTGATAACTGCTCCATCTTGCTCTCTGACTCTTCTGTAGAACAGCACATAAGCTGCACCAGACTTCACATCTTCTTCATTGATGGCAGAAACTTGGCTATCATCAAAATTGTACCACCGGTTCTCATCCAAAAGCTGCATAAAATGAAACTTCCTATCAGCATTCCAGAACACAGAGAGAAGCATCAACGAGGATTCTAGACACAACTGGCTCTGGATAAATCAGGGACTTGTCTCTGAGAATtcacaaatcaaacaaaaatgtTGCAGCTGATATTAACTGTTTGGCAAGCCATGTTATACTCGAAGTGAATCTAGACTGCAGATTGGAATAAAGAACTGACTTCGCAAGGATAGCATTGGTAAGAGATTGAACATGGACTATTACAAACCACGTGATATAAATCTTCTCTTCCTACTTCAAAAAAGTCATAAGCACATCCGCAAACAGAAAAACTATAATCCAAACAAGCTACAGGTTAGAGACAGACAGCCATTCAGAATCTCTATCGAACTCAGtttcttgcagagaaaataaaattgtaTAAATAGATAGAATTTAGAAATGAACCTTTATGAATGCAGTATAATGCCCACTTGCCATGCTGCCGTAATGATTGCTCACAGCATACAACTCATAGATTTGGCGGTGTGAACTCTTCTTGTTGGCAATATAGCGTGTCAAATCAAAGTTATGTATTGGAAAATTGACGAAAATTTCTAGTTTCTGTCTTGTTGACCTACTAAATGAGAATCTCTTCAAATGTATAACTAGCACTTCTGGAAGTCTCCATAAATCCAGCTTTTTGCTAGCTTGCCTTTGCTCCTTGCACCTTGGACAGTACCTAATACAATAACATAACATCATTAGCATACAGCATACACAATGAAGGCTATTGACATCAACTGTAACTCTCATTTCTACCAAAGTTCAAGAAATGGAAAGAGGGATTCTAAAAAAAGGCTTCAGCTAGTTTGCTATGGGCTGAAAATTATGCTTCAGGATCACTGCACAAACAAGAGAACTAATATAAATAATGCAATAAGCAACCATACAATATAAATTAAGCTCCCTGGTTTGATGGATACACAGTTTTATCATGTCAGAATAAGCATCTAAATGTGTAGTTCATAGATGACGCTAACACACATAAAGTTTACTATCCCACTTTCTCATCGTGCATTGCAGCAGTGAAATCTGCTGACGTATTTTAAACATTTTCACACCCTCATGCCCATTATACAGCAGATTTTAACTAGGCAGAAAGGTTAAGAAAGCCATAAATTTGAAGAATCCACAAGAGAAAGTGACTTTTGAAAGCAAAGAGATTATGGTTCATGTAAGTGATCATGCATAAATGCTTGAGAGTGAAATAATCATGGGCAAAACAGAGAAAGATGCAATAAATCTACATGCACATGCTTCAGGATAGATCTGAAAAGCTAATATGCCTTATAAAATAGACCAGAGGGAGTACATGAAACTCTGTTCCCCAGCAAAATTGGCATAACACGTCAAAAAGTATTTTTCCTGGGGCTCAATGTGTTAAAATAGGATAGtagcttttgcatatgtttttaAATCTCGAATTCTGCAAAGAACAGTGTATTAAAGCATTCATACCTATACCATATCCTACACCAACTAAAGTGTTTATAACAGCTGAAATGCAAATGTGGAATCACACAGCTATCATACGTAAAGTAACCACCTATGTTGGCTAAATATCGTATCAGCTAGTGCCAAGCACTTGTGTACCACCCAAAATGCACATCATGCAACAATGAAGTGATTGTCGAAATTTTTAGAACAGTTCCTTAAAGCATCCATACCTATACCATACCCTACACTAATTAATTTGTTTATACCAGCTGAAATGCAGATGCAGGCCACACAGCTATCATACGTAAAGTAACCACCTATGTTAGCTAAATATCATATCAGCTAGTACCAAGCACTAGTGTACGACCCAAAATGTACGCCATACACCCATGATGTGATTGTCAATTTTTTTAGGCATGAAATGTATCTCATTAGAATGAGGAAATTGAAACTAACCACATGTCTTCAGGTACAAGAGGTTCTTCTCTCAAGAAAGCATCCAGGCATGAATAGAGTGAGAGAGGTTCACTACGTGTTCGCTTGGCTGGAGGAGCAAACTTAAACACCTCCGGGAGGTTCTCCAAATGATGAGTGTTGATCTTTTTCAGATCTGCCTTGGACCAATTCACGAAAACTACAGTCGCAAGTGAAGACTGCGGGACCCTGATAGCATCGTCCGATTTCTCAATGACTGTGCTGTTATCATCAACCAAATGTAGCTGAAATTTGCTGCTGTCGGTATGATAACTTTGTGTTCTTGTGGAAACAGAACTTTGAACTGCTGAATGCTGAGAGTCCTGGTTTCTTAGCATGGGCAGAAACATTTTACGGACCAACTCATGAATATCATAACCTGTGACAGTTTCATTACGAGATATTTGTGCAAGAAGAGGAACGCCATAGGGTTTCCAAGACATCAAGCTGCTATTGTGTCCATGGTCCCTATAAACAGAACGTTTATCATCAGAAGAAATTTGATTCACCAAGCACTTTTGTATTATTCATGTAAGTAACATATTGGCAATGGCATGTATTGGGTCACATGTATATAAAAATGTAATAGTAACTCAGTTTGTCCTTTTGCTTACAAGTCTTCACGACGATGCACAAACTGAATGTAGTTTGCCCTCCTTTCCAGTTTTGGGAGCCTATAAACTGCCAGATGATCATCATCATTAACTGTAGACAGTTGAAGAACTGGATCCTCAAGAAAACGATAGATCCTATGATTTCGTATCTGTAGACAAATTCAAGCAGAATGTTTACTTACTGACAATCATGAAACCTGCCAACCTATATATTTAGTTCAAGTGAACGTTTATGACAAACCTCGGCAATTAGAAGTCTCTCCCCATTTCTAAGTGAGCATGCGTTGCTGAGGGCTTGGAATAGATCCCTGCATCTACCCTGCTTCGGTAAACTTACCGTGAATGGCGTTGGCGGAGCACTCCCGTCACATGAAAAGACAACCACGGACATACTTCGCGTTGAGGCGAATTGTAGGGGTAGTGAAAGATACATAAACGGGTCGAAAGTCACTGAAACCTTTCCACAGACAGGACAGACCAAAGTTGACTTGTACTGCCCCTGGAAAATCATGGAAATATTAGCAAAATATCTCTATTAGGAAGATAAATACATCACAAACAATTGCTACAGAAATTTGAACCTCATTTTGCTCCGTATGAGTAACAAAGTTTGCTCTGGCTAGCATTTCAAAGCAATTGACAGATTAAGAAATATATAACTCAAGATTCCAGAAGAGCCAATAAGAGGGTCGTAGCCTCTTTGCAAACTAAGGTCAATTACCATAAAACGTGGAAATGTGTGCAGATGTGTGCACATACATCACATGTATTTCCGCATGTAAAGAGGCATATCTAACCACAAAGGGAAGGTCATAGAAAAGTATGAACAGCAACAGGGAAGACCTGAAACTAAGGTGCTTGCGCGCACAGGCACACACATAATTTACACATAATTTCACAAGGTCATCAGAGTAACACTTTACAAGGTCATCAGAGTAACACTTTCAAACCAATACAGGTAAGAGCAACATGATGCTTGCCAATTGCAATAATTGTTAGCAGGAGCCAACGCAACCACACATAAAGTGAAGCAATTCGTACAGGTTTAGGACTAACCTGGCATACATCAACAATGATTGAATTGTTTCTAGCAATATGATTTGCCCAATACTCATCTGCAACCTCTTCATCTGATCGACCGTCAGCATCTTTTGACCTTATGTAAGGTCTATGTTTCACACGGTTCAAGTCTTCATGTAGTCCATCCAAGAGAAACGCCAACAACTCCTGCAGGAATTTGCCAAGGTACAGATTTTAAGAAATCTGAATATAGAAATATAAGACCAGTCTAAAGAGTAAATCAAACCTGTGAATCATGCTGGTTGTTACCACTGAACTGAGATGCAAACCGAGAAAGCTTCATTTTGAATGGTCGAGGAGAAACTGGGGCACGGCCAGGAGCCCAAAGTTTTCTCAGCAGCTCACCAAATGCTAATGCAAGTTCACCCTACATGACTACCATCAGAACTCAGTACAATTAACATATGTCATGGATGCTGATGaaattaaaccaaaaaaaacTAGTAGTAACCAGATCTTTCTGCGTGATTAACATGCACTATAACTGTACAAAAAATGTTCCATCAGAAATGCTCATTTGTAATAATTAGTGTGTAATAAATCTGTCACTTGGTACAAAGAACAAAACAACAAAGGCCAGATGATTATCGAAAGCAAAGATGATAAAACTATAAATCTGAATAAAGAAATTGTAAGTTTATAACCAAGATGGTAGCAGTAAGACTATCAGACTGTGAACGTATGCAACATTCATGAAAAGATGTTGCACCCAGGGAAAATTTTAACAAATCCAAAATAGCTGTAGTTGAGCAAATTAAGTATCTGACATCTTTCAGTGCTTGTCACATATCAATGATATCGGAGAAAAACTGAAGCAAAGATAAACCTGAAATTTTGACTGACTGCTACGAATAATCATGTTTAACAAGTTACGCCAAAAGCATATAAAATAGTAACACCATAGTTCTCCACAAAAAGGACTTCAGTTCAAGCATGGTGGCCTCAAGGTCGTGCGAGTTGAAAGAGTACTTACCACCATACCAAGCGGATTTTGCCAATTTATTTCGCGGTGGTAATCTTCACGAAAATATCTGGCAAACTCAGGTGTGTGCACGAGACACTGTATGGCACTGTTCATGTAACATGTATTTCCCAGGTTAATGAGCCCTGTAAGACCTGAAGGTGACCCCCTCGTGGTCATGCCACTGGTACCATGCACATTATCCAGGTCACCATTGGAAAGTGCCAGACTAGAGTTGTAGCTCCTGGAAGCAtagttgtttgatgccaaattctccTTTGACAATCCTGATTTTGATGTATCAGCAATCAAAGAAGTTGATCCTCGCTCGAAAAATTCATTATCTTGAATTGAACTCATGCATCCACCATCTAAAGTACCATTTGCATCAGTAGTAATCTCAACTAGAATCTGTCACAACAATATAAACAGTATATAGATTCAGATCAATTACTCTAGAAATGCTATGAACTAACTGTGCTACAAATACAGTGCTACTGTGACTTAAAGGGCCCACTACACATCTAAAATGGAAAAAACATAGCTTCCTACAGGAAATTATTATGTAAAGTTGATTTCTCACATCTTGATCCATCTGAATGTTGGCATCATCAAGGGTTTTCTCCAAGTTATCCATCAATGTATGCTTTGTTTGACCATAATAATCCCAAATGCACACCTGACAATGATGGCCACAATGGCAATGAAAAAAATTCCTTGCTAGCTAAAAAACAGAACCATCAAAATAAAACAGCTACCTCATCTGGTATCAAGTCAAAAGGCTCACAAGCCTTCTTGTGGAGTTCACCAACTGTGTCCTGCACAAGTTCATAaatcttcattttttttccgtTGTTTCTTATGGGAAACATCTAGAGGACACTCTAAACAGCTATTAGTGACATTAAAACACTTTGACGGTAGGCTGTACTTACAAAGGACCTATGCCAATTGACATCATAGTTTACATATTTCTATCTATTCTGATCTATTTATGGAATGCAAAATAAATGAATGGTCAATATGTTTAACATTAGCCAGAGAAATGAGAGCATACCTTCTTGCTAATCCTTATAATGGCTCGCTCTCCTTTTGGCATCAGAAGTAACTGCAGACGTAGAGGATAAACTTCAATGGCTAAATCAGTTTGAGAAAAGCCAGTATTGATTGCCTTTCTTGGTAATGTTGGCCCTCCACCGTACCTGTTGATGCATTTTGAGAGTAATGAGAAAAAGATTCCACTCACCATCAGATCAAAGGTAGCTGCATAGTTTGTTATTGCATATGGAAACACCTTATCAAGATAGCGTAGTTTTTCACATGATGAACAAATTCATGTTGGCTTATCAAAAAAAACTCTCAACTTCTTAACTTGAATTGGTAGTTTAATATTGTCATCTTCTTTCATGTATTAAGTTCAGTATTCCAGTTTACCATTAATGCAAAACATCCAGATTGCAATCCACTTATCCACATACTATGAAATATATGACCGATAACTTTCTACATATGACAAATGAAAAAGTCATCTTCAGTGCTGTTTTCATACACACACTGGACACTGCCAGGAACTTATGATATTTACTCGAACACCCAAAAGCCTATAGCTGCTAACAGTTTACTATAAAAGTTTTCTCGCTACCAGCAACTTCTGATGTTTTAGTCAAACACCCAAAAGCCTATAGCTGCTAGCAATCTCTACTATCGGATGATCGCTGTCAACAACTTATGATGTTTTTTCAAACACCCAAAAGCCTATAGCTATTACAACCTCTACTTCTCTGAGCTCATCAACCAAAGGTGTGCTCTATTGGGAGGGGGGCGATGCCCTATTTATAGCAAAAGCAACCGGCTACTGCTGCTACAGCACTCCTGTTGCTACAGTGCCTCCGCCTGCCACTTCAGAACGTCTATTGTTATTTGCTACAGTACCTCCGCTGCCGCTACAGTACCGAcatcagaaaaaaataaacaaactaCGCACACAAGTATTATACTAACAATGAGTTTGGTAGCCAGTAAACTATTCAGCATTCTAAGAGAAATAACTATTGTTTCATATTTAAATAAACATGCTCAGTAAATGAATATATTTGGCATATAGTAATACAGGTATATGAACTATAAGCACCTAGAAAGAATAATCCATAAAAATAGATAGGTCCATGTGCCTAGAATGATACATTAGAACTACGCAGAACCTTGCAACCACAAGAAAGCATTGCACAATTAGGCACAAGAAGTGACAAATCTGGGGAGGGTTAGTCTTTCTAGAACCATATTCTACATTCTGAAGTCCAACAAATGTGACGTACCAACCATGCAACTTTTCCCATACTTGCTGAGGAAGAAGTATGTAATCACGACCTTCAACCAAGGAATCATGTAGCTCAATCTCCATGTAGTTCAAATGTGCTGTATCATCTATCAAATCTGAATTGTCAATAGCTCCTGGCCTTCTTGAAGTGTTGGATCCGAACTCATTATGATGAGAACCGTTACTTGTCGCGCTAGTCAAATCTTGAATGACATAATCAATCCAACTTTGCCACCACCTATTGAGCAACAAAGAAATGTGTATTATAATCCGAATTAAGAGTAAAGAAATGAACACTCAGCAGGTTATCTAATAGTCTAAATgagatgaaaaagaaaaatatacatAAATGTGCATGTCATGCATATCTGCATTTCTGATGATACCATCTGAAACAGGTATTTTGATGGTGTTTATCTGCATTGTATGGCACTTGTAAAACATGCAAATCGCAGAAACAGCTAAAGCATTCCATCTCCAAACTAAAGATGCCAGAAGCTGTCTTTCATTCAACACATCTCATATCTCATGTTATTAGGGATGGAAGGTGCATTTTTTTGGGATCAACCCAAAACCCACTGCATTGAACTAAAAATGTGCTTCGACCTAATAGCTAGTTcatttttctaattaattaaaacgCTAAATGAACTAGAGCGGTGACCCAAACCAGTCATTTGGTACCCACTTGCATCCCAATATGTTATCAAGGTATCCTACTAACATGAATGCTTTGAGTATCTTAAAACATGCTCTAAATATTCTAATAATAGTTACATGACAAGAAAGGTCAAAAGGTCGTTCATGCAATTCCTCGAGTACCATGGGCAGCAGGCAGGTGATACTTGTGAGTTTGATCCGCAACCTCCATACTGACATAGTCTGTGAATATGCATGTCCCAACAGAAAAACTATGGAACTCAGAATCTCGGCAATTACTTTTGAAGCCATAAAATGCGCAAACTGGCTCAGAGGATGATCATAGAATCTAGCAAGATCCCCGCCATCTACACATCGAATCGCACCGGAAATTGGTAAATCTAGCAGAGACAGGAACTTTGGAGTCACCAAATCCAGTTCCCATACAGACACGGAGGCACAACTACACCACAACATCTTGACTGTGCATTCCCCAGCCCGCAAACAACAGCtaccaaaaaaattaaaactgaaACTAAAAAAGACGCTGCTCGCTCGCTAGCACGACCCCGCTGCCAGATCGCTTCTGCCGTCGATTGTCATCTTCCTCCACATTTCCTCTCCAGCGCCGCCCCCGCCGTGCCCGCCTGCCACACCTCTACCTTCCCTTGCACCACTGGCGGCCGGCAGCTCCCCTGCCTGACCTAACCAGTCCGGTGTGACTTTCCGGCCCTGACCTCGCCACACCGCCCGCCTTAACGGCCGGGCcaaccgcccccccccccccccggccatCTATGGCGGAGGGGATAAGTCTTCCTAGTCCTAAATAGGAAGACTTGCCCAACCAAAAAACCAACCTTGCGCCCCGCAAGACCCTCCCAAGCGCGGCGGCGCGAACGGCGGCTGAATCCGGGACGAGATCGAGGCGGGAGAAGGATGAGGGAGGAGATAGGACCTGGTggtgatgaggaagaaggtGTCGCCCTCCTTGGCGTGGGCTTCTGCGGCGACGGTGATGTCCCGGAtgagcgccatctcctcctcagCGGGCatctccggcgccggcgccggcgccgccgccaccatctccatcgccgccgccgaggagaaggaggagcccGCGGGCTAGGGTTTGAGAACTTCCCTGGTCTTCCCCCTTACCGCAGCGCTTGGGTTTTTCCGCGcagaaggaggagagggaggggatggaggacaaggaaacagtggaagcggtggtggtggcgatgCGGTGAGGGAGGGAGGTGGATCTACGAGGTTCTGTTCTCGTTCTTCTGGGCCGAGGTGGGAGGAGACAGGAGATGAGCCTGCTTCACGATTCAGGGCTAGTTTCCCTATTTTTTCCTTCTGTTCCCCTGATTAACGATGAAGGGATTAATTTCACGGCAATGGCTATGGACCGTCCAATGTTTCCTTCGGTCACAGATGAACACATCAAACATCAATTCTGTTAGGAATTCACGGAAACGATTCGGTTCCGCATTGTTCCGTTAAAGTTCAGCCTTTATTTTTACTGGCTTTCTGGCTATGATTTTTTATAAGCAAAAGTAATTTTTACTATTATAGAAgtctgagaaaaaaaattaactctGGATATATTTTCTCTGTAAACAAACTTCTTAAGAAACCATAATTTATAGAAATGCAAACAAACAGAGTCTTAGTTGAGTTTTGAACATGAATACAATGTTTCAAACATAACTTTGATCACTACTTTACGTTTAATGCCTAAAACATTACATGAAACTTTTAGAATTGAGATAGATCTACGCATAGGAACGGTTCAAGGCTACAGCACGGGCTTAATATAGAGGTTGTTTGGTAGGTTGGTCGAGTGCTCGGCTAGGCCGAGCAGATGCAAGATCACATGTTCGGTTATCTGGTCGAGTGCTTGGGCTAGTCTCTCGTTGTACAAATTCATTGTGTCAGTTAGGCTTCGTGGAAATGGATTTCGAATCCATTTTCGATGGGTCAGACTCGCTCGGTACAGCCAGGTGTACGTGTGTATTTGTATTTTACTATCGATTTTATTTAAAGATATAAGagtggtctaaaaattctaaatattttcataaataaactagagctcactagcaacctgttttaattagtttaatccaAAAAGCATAagacaatatttaattaaaattctccaaagaagcATACTTTTATAACTACTAGCAATTTTTATGTCCGAaagaaattcccaaaaattagaaaaattcagTAATATTCCCATCAtgtaatgtactaatttataaaaaatattttcaaccccagattatttggtgaaacaatgagttcctttataatgcaaCATATACTCACGCGGGCAACTAAATATACTCTTTTCTCAGCGAGGTTAAGCACATATAGCCAACTAAATAGACCGTATTGCACCTCCTCAGCCTAACTAAATTCAGTTTATCTCACTAGATACAAGTCAGGCTGAACCACGTGGGCAACCAAACGACCTATAATATGTGAATAAttccttttggagagaaaaagaaaaaagagaaaacaagtGAAAAAATATATGGCCATCCAATTAGGCCTAGGATGATCCTAATAAACCTTTAAAGATTTGGAATGCACAAAATGATCCTAATAATAAAAATAGGATGAGTTTTTTTCTCTAACATTATTACTACGATTAATGATGTTTATGAGGTTAGACGTAGGTGAAGTACTTGCCGTTAGTACACTTTAAATATAAAGACAGGTTTTACTTGGTTTTACATATGAAATTGTCAAAGTTAAAATTGTGCATTATTTATGGTTGTCATCTATAGCATACTATGTGCATAGCATTTATATTTAAAATCTATATATTTAGGAAGTCTTGCatagatgatgatggttgttTGTCTTTCAATCCCCACAGAAGAGAATTTCATAATATGTATTGCAGAGTATTGTTAGAATGAAGCATGTATGTATTTGCTTAGAAGTGACATTTTTATACAAGTGACTTGCTTTCACCACCAACTGTGAATTTTCACAAGAAGGCGACAGATACtaagagcagaagctactcaCAGACCGACGAGTAGACCCTCATATTCAGCTACGTTATTCGTGGCCAGGAAGTCAATCTATAAAGCGTATTGCAGGCTTTCTCCTGTGGGAGAGATAAGTATAATTCCAACCCCCGCACCTTGAAGCAtaagcgatccatcaaagaaaagaGTTCATACATCTGATAAGTCAC is part of the Phragmites australis chromosome 12, lpPhrAust1.1, whole genome shotgun sequence genome and harbors:
- the LOC133886259 gene encoding ubiquitin carboxyl-terminal hydrolase 5-like isoform X1 yields the protein MEMVAAAPAPAPEMPAEEEMALIRDITVAAEAHAKEGDTFFLITTRWWQSWIDYVIQDLTSATSNGSHHNEFGSNTSRRPGAIDNSDLIDDTAHLNYMEIELHDSLVEGRDYILLPQQVWEKLHGWYGGGPTLPRKAINTGFSQTDLAIEVYPLRLQLLLMPKGERAIIRISKKDTVGELHKKACEPFDLIPDEVCIWDYYGQTKHTLMDNLEKTLDDANIQMDQDILVEITTDANGTLDGGCMSSIQDNEFFERGSTSLIADTSKSGLSKENLASNNYASRSYNSSLALSNGDLDNVHGTSGMTTRGSPSGLTGLINLGNTCYMNSAIQCLVHTPEFARYFREDYHREINWQNPLGMVGELALAFGELLRKLWAPGRAPVSPRPFKMKLSRFASQFSGNNQHDSQELLAFLLDGLHEDLNRVKHRPYIRSKDADGRSDEEVADEYWANHIARNNSIIVDVCQGQYKSTLVCPVCGKVSVTFDPFMYLSLPLQFASTRSMSVVVFSCDGSAPPTPFTVSLPKQGRCRDLFQALSNACSLRNGERLLIAEIRNHRIYRFLEDPVLQLSTVNDDDHLAVYRLPKLERRANYIQFVHRREDLDHGHNSSLMSWKPYGVPLLAQISRNETVTGYDIHELVRKMFLPMLRNQDSQHSAVQSSVSTRTQSYHTDSSKFQLHLVDDNSTVIEKSDDAIRVPQSSLATVVFVNWSKADLKKINTHHLENLPEVFKFAPPAKRTRSEPLSLYSCLDAFLREEPLVPEDMWYCPRCKEQRQASKKLDLWRLPEVLVIHLKRFSFSRSTRQKLEIFVNFPIHNFDLTRYIANKKSSHRQIYELYAVSNHYGSMASGHYTAFIKLLDENRWYNFDDSQVSAINEEDVKSGAAYVLFYRRVREQDGAVINGTQLSVSRNHRSSQR
- the LOC133886259 gene encoding ubiquitin carboxyl-terminal hydrolase 5-like isoform X2, whose protein sequence is MGKVAWYGGGPTLPRKAINTGFSQTDLAIEVYPLRLQLLLMPKGERAIIRISKKDTVGELHKKACEPFDLIPDEVCIWDYYGQTKHTLMDNLEKTLDDANIQMDQDILVEITTDANGTLDGGCMSSIQDNEFFERGSTSLIADTSKSGLSKENLASNNYASRSYNSSLALSNGDLDNVHGTSGMTTRGSPSGLTGLINLGNTCYMNSAIQCLVHTPEFARYFREDYHREINWQNPLGMVGELALAFGELLRKLWAPGRAPVSPRPFKMKLSRFASQFSGNNQHDSQELLAFLLDGLHEDLNRVKHRPYIRSKDADGRSDEEVADEYWANHIARNNSIIVDVCQGQYKSTLVCPVCGKVSVTFDPFMYLSLPLQFASTRSMSVVVFSCDGSAPPTPFTVSLPKQGRCRDLFQALSNACSLRNGERLLIAEIRNHRIYRFLEDPVLQLSTVNDDDHLAVYRLPKLERRANYIQFVHRREDLDHGHNSSLMSWKPYGVPLLAQISRNETVTGYDIHELVRKMFLPMLRNQDSQHSAVQSSVSTRTQSYHTDSSKFQLHLVDDNSTVIEKSDDAIRVPQSSLATVVFVNWSKADLKKINTHHLENLPEVFKFAPPAKRTRSEPLSLYSCLDAFLREEPLVPEDMWYCPRCKEQRQASKKLDLWRLPEVLVIHLKRFSFSRSTRQKLEIFVNFPIHNFDLTRYIANKKSSHRQIYELYAVSNHYGSMASGHYTAFIKLLDENRWYNFDDSQVSAINEEDVKSGAAYVLFYRRVREQDGAVINGTQLSVSRNHRSSQR